In a genomic window of Sphingomonas koreensis:
- a CDS encoding error-prone DNA polymerase: MSPTPANYAELQVTTHYSFLRGASAPQDLFRQAALLGLPALGIVDRNSVGGVVRALVAAEELAAHGIPIRMIAGCRLDLTDGSSVLVWPEDRAAWSRLTRLLTLGKGRADAQKGEKGRCFLHWEDVANAAEGLVGALVPGIADPGDPQALRWMADTFGERGHVCLTQHRRPGDALRLYRLDETARRFGLTPLATGDVLYATPGERMLQDVVTAIRERCTIDELGFRRERSADRHLKSPGDMARRFRDHPEALRASLAIAERCTFSLRDLQHQYPEEQVIPGRTAQEALSTLAWNGLRQRFGGNPSQAHQDLLVHELGLVERMGYAPYFLTVNSIVQFALSQQILCQGRGSAANSVICFALGITSIDPIEHQLLFERFISTERREPPDIDVDFEHERREEVIQWIYEYYGHDHAALTAVVSRFRSRGALREVGKALGLPEDLTAALSSQVWGWSNDVDDKHADALNLDRNDPRLALTLALARQLIGTPRHLSQHPGGFVLTRDKLHDLIPVEPAAMIDRRVVEWEKLDIEELGFMKVDILGLGMLGCMRRTFDLLAKYKGIHLTLASPLMQKDDGPTFEMIRQADTLGVFQIESRAQMSMLPRMKPVNFYDIAIQVAIVRPGPIQGNMVHPYLKRRQNPDLVDYPTPKLKAVLEKTLGVPLFQEQAMQVAIVGADFTPTEADRLRRAMATFKSSGDIGEFAPKLIAGMRRNGISQEFAERMVEQIKGFSNYGFPESHAASFAKIAYASSWMKCHHPDVFCTALLNAQPMGFYAPAQLIRDARAHGVEVRPVCINDSDWDTRVIPEGPNARERDGRFCGTDEDWSGIQPIRLGMRIVQGLALGDVTEILRARRQASFTSIEDVWRRSGVKPAALERLARADAFQALGLNRRQALWAIKGLGQKPLDLFTAADARAGQTVAESVEPSVALVPLTAGREVVEDYRATQLSLRAHPLSFLRDRLVAQGITKCADLIRMKDGARVEIAGLILVRQRPGTASGIVFVTLEDETGIANVVLWSDRFEANRRTVMSATMLSIRGRVQREGIVIHVIADTITDLTGMLREVGDLDLPHTAMPGDGATHGGTIDPRDRLISRQRPADSWPPRRSLKTPDLIPVKSRDFH, translated from the coding sequence ATGAGCCCAACCCCCGCAAACTACGCCGAACTCCAGGTCACGACCCATTACTCGTTCCTGCGCGGCGCCTCCGCGCCCCAGGATCTGTTCCGGCAGGCTGCGCTGCTCGGCCTGCCCGCGCTCGGCATCGTCGATCGCAATTCGGTGGGCGGCGTGGTGCGAGCTCTGGTCGCGGCCGAGGAGCTCGCCGCGCACGGCATCCCGATCCGGATGATCGCAGGATGCCGGCTCGACCTGACCGACGGCAGTTCAGTGCTGGTCTGGCCCGAAGACCGCGCGGCCTGGTCGCGCCTCACCCGCCTGCTGACACTCGGCAAAGGACGCGCCGATGCGCAAAAGGGTGAGAAAGGGAGATGCTTCCTTCACTGGGAGGATGTCGCCAACGCTGCCGAGGGACTGGTCGGCGCGCTGGTCCCCGGCATTGCCGATCCGGGCGATCCACAGGCATTGCGCTGGATGGCGGACACGTTCGGGGAGCGCGGTCATGTCTGCCTGACCCAGCATCGCCGCCCGGGCGACGCGCTGCGACTGTACCGGCTCGACGAAACGGCACGCCGGTTCGGACTCACCCCGCTCGCGACCGGCGACGTGCTCTATGCCACGCCGGGCGAGCGGATGCTGCAGGACGTGGTCACCGCGATCCGCGAGAGATGCACGATCGACGAACTCGGCTTCCGCCGCGAGCGCAGCGCCGACCGGCATCTGAAGTCGCCCGGGGATATGGCACGACGCTTCCGCGACCATCCCGAGGCGCTGCGTGCGTCGCTCGCCATCGCCGAACGCTGCACCTTCAGCCTGCGCGATCTCCAGCACCAATATCCGGAGGAACAGGTCATTCCCGGCCGCACGGCGCAGGAAGCGCTCAGTACGCTCGCGTGGAACGGGCTCCGGCAAAGGTTCGGCGGCAATCCGTCACAGGCGCATCAGGATCTGCTGGTCCATGAGCTCGGGCTGGTCGAGCGGATGGGCTATGCCCCCTATTTCCTCACGGTCAATTCGATCGTCCAGTTCGCGCTCAGCCAGCAGATACTCTGCCAAGGACGCGGCAGCGCAGCCAATTCGGTGATCTGCTTTGCGCTCGGCATCACGTCGATCGACCCGATCGAGCATCAATTGCTGTTCGAGCGGTTCATCTCGACCGAGCGCCGGGAGCCGCCCGATATCGATGTCGATTTCGAGCATGAGCGGCGCGAAGAAGTGATCCAGTGGATCTACGAATATTATGGCCACGATCATGCCGCGCTGACCGCAGTGGTCAGCCGCTTCCGCTCGCGTGGGGCGCTGCGCGAGGTGGGCAAGGCGCTGGGCCTGCCTGAAGACCTGACCGCCGCGCTCTCAAGCCAGGTTTGGGGCTGGTCCAACGATGTCGACGACAAGCATGCCGACGCGCTCAACCTCGACCGCAACGACCCGCGTCTCGCGCTGACGCTGGCGCTGGCCCGTCAGCTGATCGGCACACCGCGCCATTTGTCGCAGCATCCCGGCGGGTTCGTGCTGACCCGCGACAAGCTCCACGACCTGATCCCGGTCGAGCCCGCAGCGATGATCGATCGCCGCGTGGTCGAATGGGAGAAGCTCGATATCGAGGAACTGGGCTTCATGAAGGTCGATATCCTCGGCCTTGGCATGCTCGGTTGCATGCGGCGCACCTTCGACCTGCTGGCCAAGTACAAGGGAATCCATCTCACCCTCGCCTCACCACTGATGCAGAAGGACGATGGCCCCACTTTCGAGATGATCCGGCAGGCGGACACACTCGGCGTGTTCCAGATCGAAAGCCGTGCGCAGATGTCGATGCTGCCGCGGATGAAGCCGGTCAATTTCTACGACATCGCGATCCAGGTCGCGATCGTCCGGCCCGGGCCGATCCAGGGAAACATGGTCCACCCCTATCTCAAGCGGCGCCAGAATCCCGATCTGGTCGACTACCCCACGCCAAAGCTGAAGGCCGTATTGGAGAAAACGCTGGGCGTGCCGCTGTTCCAGGAACAGGCGATGCAGGTCGCGATCGTCGGCGCCGACTTCACACCGACCGAAGCCGACCGGCTGCGCCGCGCCATGGCGACCTTCAAGTCCAGCGGCGACATTGGCGAATTCGCTCCCAAGCTGATCGCCGGGATGCGCAGGAACGGGATCAGCCAGGAGTTCGCCGAGCGCATGGTCGAGCAGATCAAGGGCTTCAGCAACTACGGCTTTCCCGAGAGCCATGCGGCCAGCTTTGCCAAGATCGCCTACGCCTCGTCCTGGATGAAATGCCATCATCCGGACGTGTTCTGTACGGCGCTGCTCAACGCGCAGCCGATGGGCTTCTATGCACCGGCACAGCTGATCCGCGATGCGCGCGCCCATGGAGTCGAGGTGCGGCCGGTTTGCATCAATGACAGCGACTGGGACACGCGAGTCATCCCCGAAGGACCAAACGCCCGCGAGCGGGATGGCCGCTTCTGCGGCACCGACGAAGACTGGTCGGGGATTCAGCCGATCCGGCTGGGCATGCGGATCGTGCAGGGACTGGCACTGGGCGACGTCACAGAAATCCTGAGGGCACGAAGACAGGCATCTTTCACGTCGATCGAGGATGTCTGGCGCCGTTCAGGAGTGAAGCCAGCCGCGCTCGAGCGGCTGGCACGTGCCGATGCGTTCCAGGCGCTGGGTCTCAACCGGCGACAGGCGCTTTGGGCGATCAAGGGGCTGGGACAGAAGCCGCTCGACCTGTTCACCGCGGCAGATGCGCGTGCGGGGCAGACAGTGGCCGAGAGCGTCGAGCCATCCGTCGCGTTGGTGCCGCTGACGGCGGGGCGTGAGGTGGTGGAAGACTATCGCGCTACTCAGCTTTCGCTGCGCGCCCATCCCCTCTCCTTCCTGCGCGATCGTCTCGTCGCACAGGGAATCACGAAATGCGCAGACCTGATCCGCATGAAGGACGGTGCGCGTGTCGAGATCGCCGGACTGATCCTGGTGCGTCAGCGCCCCGGCACCGCCAGCGGCATCGTGTTCGTGACGCTGGAGGATGAGACCGGCATTGCCAATGTCGTGCTGTGGAGCGACCGGTTCGAGGCCAACCGGCGCACGGTGATGTCCGCGACGATGCTCTCGATCCGCGGCCGCGTGCAGCGCGAAGGGATCGTCATCCACGTCATCGCCGACACGATCACCGACCTCACCGGCATGTTGCGCGAGGTCGGCGACCTCGATCTGCCGCACACCGCCATGCCCGGCGACGGCGCGACGCATGGCGGCACGATCGACCCGCGCGACCGGCTGATCTCCCGCCAGCGTCCCGCCGACAGCTGGCCACCGCGACGCAGCCTCAAGACGCCTGATTTGATCCCCGTGAAATCACGGGATTTTCACTAG
- a CDS encoding DUF6504 family protein has product MVSKAATGTGQRAPLVTSIRNGSRIEVAAACPVAQALGLRPGMAVTQARAQIRGLDIRPADPAGDLAALRRLAMLSARRWSPLTALSDADGLFLDITGTAHLFGGEERMAHRIVRLLARAGFTAHIAIADTAGAAWALVRHADTRVTICQPNEQASALASLPASALRIDATAVELLKRLGVDDIGQLMAMPRGPLVRRFGAASVLRLDQALGGIAEPLDPVIPPEAVAARQRFAEPIATAEAIEHWLGALVPDLTIALEREGLGVRALECIADRVDGIPQRIRIGLARPSRDPAHLLRLLKRRIEDIEPGYGIDAIAIHVRRAAPLGPEPVTERLDEEAAPDIATLVDTLATRIGLSRMWRMRAVESDVPERAAAPMAVLDPPERGGARAKIDDVGQLDRSPALHPWHPEWPKPARLLRRPERLDHVIAEMPDHAPRRFTWRGQTHRVICADGPERIHGEWWKRTAEADQLRDYFRVEDETGRRYWLFRRGDGEQGETGDLSWYLHGVFG; this is encoded by the coding sequence GTGGTATCGAAGGCCGCGACCGGGACGGGTCAACGGGCACCGCTCGTCACTTCGATCCGCAACGGCAGCCGGATCGAGGTCGCGGCAGCCTGTCCTGTGGCGCAAGCGCTGGGTTTGCGACCCGGCATGGCGGTCACACAGGCCCGTGCGCAAATACGCGGGCTCGACATCCGCCCGGCCGATCCGGCGGGGGATCTTGCTGCGCTTCGGCGCCTCGCCATGCTTTCCGCGCGGCGCTGGTCGCCGCTGACGGCTTTGTCGGACGCTGACGGGCTGTTCCTCGACATCACCGGCACTGCACACCTGTTCGGCGGCGAAGAAAGGATGGCGCACCGGATCGTCCGCCTTCTCGCCCGCGCCGGGTTCACCGCGCACATCGCGATCGCCGATACGGCGGGCGCGGCATGGGCGTTGGTGCGCCATGCCGATACGCGTGTGACGATCTGTCAGCCGAACGAGCAGGCGTCGGCACTCGCCAGCCTGCCTGCCAGCGCGTTGCGGATCGATGCGACGGCGGTGGAGCTGCTCAAACGCCTGGGCGTCGATGATATCGGCCAGCTCATGGCGATGCCGCGCGGTCCGCTGGTCCGCCGCTTCGGCGCGGCAAGCGTCTTGCGGCTCGATCAGGCGCTGGGCGGTATCGCTGAGCCGCTCGACCCGGTGATCCCGCCCGAGGCGGTCGCCGCGCGTCAGCGCTTCGCCGAACCGATCGCGACGGCCGAAGCAATCGAGCATTGGCTGGGGGCGCTGGTCCCGGACCTCACCATCGCGCTCGAACGCGAAGGGCTGGGCGTTCGGGCACTGGAATGCATCGCCGACCGGGTCGACGGCATCCCCCAGCGCATCCGCATCGGCCTTGCCCGGCCGAGCCGGGATCCCGCGCACCTGCTGCGTCTGCTCAAGCGCCGGATCGAGGATATCGAACCGGGCTATGGCATCGACGCCATCGCGATCCATGTCCGCCGCGCTGCGCCGCTGGGGCCAGAACCGGTGACCGAACGGCTCGACGAGGAAGCGGCACCCGACATCGCCACGCTGGTCGATACGCTGGCGACGCGGATCGGCCTCAGCCGGATGTGGCGAATGCGTGCCGTAGAGAGCGACGTGCCCGAGCGCGCGGCAGCGCCGATGGCGGTGCTCGATCCGCCCGAGCGTGGTGGCGCGCGGGCGAAGATCGATGATGTCGGACAGCTCGACCGCAGTCCTGCGCTCCACCCCTGGCACCCCGAATGGCCCAAGCCAGCCCGGCTGCTCCGCCGGCCCGAACGGCTCGACCATGTCATCGCCGAGATGCCCGATCATGCGCCGCGCCGCTTCACCTGGCGTGGTCAGACCCACCGGGTGATCTGCGCCGACGGGCCCGAGCGCATCCATGGCGAATGGTGGAAGCGCACCGCCGAAGCCGATCAGCTGCGCGACTATTTCCGCGTCGAGGACGAGACCGGGCGCCGCTACTGGCTGTTCCGCCGCGGCGATGGCGAGCAGGGCGAGACGGGCGATCTCAGCTGGTATCTCCACGGGGTGTTCGGATGA
- a CDS encoding ImuA family protein — protein sequence MADPAVISQLRETLRGIEGGGFRRRPVLPFGLGRLDARLADGGLRLDALHEVAAATPDLADDAAATLFTAGIAARAWGPVLWVVRRRDLFAPGLYQVGLAPKRVLYAEAADDDELLAIMEEGLRHRGLGAVVGEARRVGMPATRRLQLAAEGGRTIALLMKRHPRQVGDPLGMPSAAVTRWRVASAPSAPLPVEGVGRARWQLALARQKGGDPFETEVEACDETGRCALPAPVANRAAAAGGAARRAA from the coding sequence ATGGCCGATCCCGCCGTCATCAGCCAGTTGCGCGAGACATTGCGCGGTATCGAAGGGGGCGGCTTTCGCCGCCGTCCGGTGCTGCCGTTCGGGCTTGGCAGGCTCGATGCACGGCTGGCGGACGGCGGCCTGCGACTCGACGCCCTGCACGAGGTGGCAGCGGCGACGCCGGACCTTGCCGACGATGCTGCCGCAACCTTGTTCACCGCGGGAATCGCCGCACGCGCCTGGGGGCCGGTGCTGTGGGTGGTCCGGCGGCGCGATCTCTTTGCGCCCGGCCTCTATCAGGTCGGGCTGGCGCCCAAGCGCGTGCTTTACGCCGAAGCGGCGGACGACGACGAACTGCTCGCGATCATGGAGGAAGGCCTGCGCCATCGCGGGCTTGGCGCGGTGGTAGGCGAGGCACGGCGCGTGGGGATGCCGGCGACGCGGCGGCTCCAGCTCGCAGCGGAAGGCGGGCGCACGATCGCGCTGCTGATGAAGCGACATCCACGCCAGGTCGGCGATCCACTGGGCATGCCCTCAGCAGCGGTGACGCGCTGGCGGGTGGCGTCCGCCCCTTCGGCGCCGCTGCCGGTGGAGGGCGTGGGACGCGCGCGCTGGCAGCTCGCCCTCGCGCGGCAAAAGGGGGGCGATCCTTTCGAGACAGAGGTGGAGGCATGCGATGAAACGGGTCGCTGCGCTCTTCCTGCCCCAGTGGCCAATCGAGCGGCTGCGGCAGGCGGAGCGGCACGGCGCGCGGCTTGA
- a CDS encoding M3 family metallopeptidase, whose amino-acid sequence MKPVTGAILLATVSLLATTAQASSMSQTSPAPAAAPVDPAPMLDRWPGPFDGVPQWDKVTPAMFGPAFEKGMAEVRAEFAKIRDNPAAPTFANTIEATEKNNSALGRVFPVWGVYTSNLATPEVQKIAAEWSPKLSAFFTEMSLDPKMFARVKTLYDTRQTLGLNPQQLRLLERSYRGYVTSGALLDAAQKAEVKRINGELAKLYTDFSRKVLADEETAIILDSEADLAGLSDSFKASLAEEAKARGQAGKWAVKNTRSSMQPFLMYSTRRDLREKVYNAYINRGDNGDANDTNATIAAILKLRQDRAKILGFKTHADYRMDDTMAETPANAMKLMMSVWPAARARVLEEVADMQKLADAEAAAGKGPKIKIEGWDYRYYSEKVRKAKYDLDESEVKPYLELNNMVNAMFYAAGRLYDLQFKENTGTIPVFHPDVRTFEVTRQGKTVGVFYLDNFARAGKRSGAWATAYRGRSGIKGDRIVLASNNNNFTKGGGGEPTLISLDDATTLFHEFGHALHSLIGDVYYPGLAGTPRDFVEYPSQVNENWLLTPDVLNRFAKHYKTGEVIPAALVAKIEKAATFNQGFDTVEYLSSAIVDMKLHDRETPVTDPDAFERAALAELKMPREIVMRHRLPQFNHLFSSDAYSAGYYSYLWSETMDADTWAAFEETGNVWDKTVADKFRTILLATGNETDRKEAYKAFRGRDPDVKALFKRRGFPSE is encoded by the coding sequence ATGAAGCCCGTCACCGGCGCGATCCTGCTCGCCACCGTCTCGCTCCTTGCCACTACAGCACAGGCCAGTTCGATGTCCCAGACGTCTCCGGCGCCCGCCGCCGCTCCGGTCGATCCCGCCCCGATGCTCGACAGATGGCCCGGCCCGTTCGACGGGGTTCCACAGTGGGACAAGGTGACTCCGGCGATGTTCGGCCCCGCCTTCGAAAAGGGAATGGCCGAAGTGCGCGCCGAATTTGCGAAGATCCGCGACAACCCCGCCGCGCCCACCTTTGCCAACACGATCGAGGCGACCGAGAAGAACAACAGTGCGCTGGGCCGCGTCTTCCCGGTCTGGGGCGTCTATACCAGCAACCTCGCCACGCCCGAGGTGCAGAAGATCGCCGCCGAATGGAGCCCCAAGCTCTCGGCCTTCTTCACCGAGATGAGCCTTGACCCCAAGATGTTCGCGCGGGTGAAGACGCTGTACGACACGCGCCAGACGCTGGGCCTCAATCCCCAGCAGCTGCGCCTGCTCGAGCGCAGCTATCGCGGCTACGTGACCTCGGGCGCGCTGCTCGACGCGGCGCAGAAGGCCGAGGTCAAGCGCATCAACGGCGAACTGGCCAAGCTCTATACCGATTTCAGCCGCAAGGTGCTGGCGGATGAGGAGACCGCGATCATCCTCGACAGCGAGGCCGATCTCGCCGGGCTTTCGGACAGCTTCAAGGCGAGCCTTGCCGAAGAGGCCAAGGCGCGTGGGCAGGCGGGTAAATGGGCGGTCAAGAACACCCGATCCTCGATGCAGCCGTTCCTGATGTACTCCACCCGCCGCGACCTGCGCGAGAAGGTGTACAACGCGTACATCAATCGCGGCGACAATGGCGACGCGAACGACACCAACGCGACCATCGCGGCGATCCTCAAGCTGCGTCAGGATCGCGCCAAGATCCTCGGCTTCAAGACCCATGCCGATTACCGCATGGACGACACGATGGCGGAAACCCCCGCCAATGCGATGAAGCTGATGATGTCGGTCTGGCCGGCGGCGCGCGCGCGTGTGCTCGAGGAAGTCGCCGACATGCAGAAGCTCGCCGACGCCGAAGCCGCGGCGGGCAAGGGGCCTAAGATCAAGATCGAGGGCTGGGACTATCGCTATTATTCGGAAAAGGTCCGCAAGGCGAAGTACGACCTCGATGAGAGCGAGGTGAAGCCGTATCTTGAGCTCAACAACATGGTGAACGCCATGTTCTATGCCGCGGGCCGCCTCTACGACCTGCAGTTCAAGGAGAATACGGGGACGATCCCGGTCTTCCACCCCGATGTCCGCACCTTCGAGGTGACGCGCCAGGGCAAGACCGTCGGCGTCTTCTACCTCGACAATTTCGCGCGCGCCGGAAAGCGTTCGGGTGCCTGGGCGACCGCCTATCGCGGCCGTTCGGGGATCAAGGGCGACCGGATCGTGCTCGCGTCGAACAACAACAATTTCACCAAGGGCGGCGGCGGCGAGCCGACGTTGATCAGCCTCGACGATGCGACGACGCTGTTCCACGAATTCGGCCATGCGCTGCACAGCCTGATCGGCGACGTCTATTATCCGGGCCTCGCTGGAACGCCGCGTGACTTCGTCGAATATCCCAGCCAGGTGAACGAGAACTGGCTGCTGACGCCCGACGTGCTCAACCGCTTCGCCAAGCATTACAAGACCGGCGAGGTGATCCCGGCGGCGCTGGTTGCGAAGATCGAAAAGGCGGCGACCTTCAACCAGGGCTTCGACACGGTCGAATATCTGTCCTCGGCGATCGTCGACATGAAACTGCACGATCGCGAGACGCCGGTGACCGACCCCGACGCGTTCGAGCGCGCGGCGCTGGCCGAGCTGAAAATGCCCAGGGAGATCGTGATGCGGCACCGCCTGCCGCAGTTCAACCACCTGTTCTCGTCCGATGCCTATTCGGCGGGCTATTACAGCTATCTGTGGTCGGAGACGATGGACGCCGACACCTGGGCCGCGTTCGAGGAGACGGGCAATGTCTGGGACAAGACCGTCGCCGACAAGTTCCGCACCATCCTGCTGGCCACCGGCAACGAGACCGACCGCAAGGAAGCCTACAAGGCCTTCCGCGGCCGCGACCCCGACGTGAAGGCGCTGTTCAAGCGCCGCGGCTTCCCGTCGGAGTGA
- a CDS encoding Ppx/GppA phosphatase family protein yields the protein MGDGSARMPRPPAPKPARPAPRPSPPPQGRARWPDARHFAALDLGTNNCRLLIARPQGSGFTVVDAFSRIVRLGEGLASSGRLSDAAIERTIAALRICAEKLRRRHVALSRSVATEACRQAANGPEFIQRVYRETGIVLDIITAEEEARLAVLGCHALLEPGDGPALVFDIGGGSTELVLVDSTHEQPRILDWHSAPWGVVSLTEARGIADDRDPHKRQAGYARMRESVREAFAPFIARLPEISGTPRLLGTSGTVTTLASVHLGLPSYDRSAIDGLIVPAASMRAVSQRIAGLDMAGRSTIPCIGAERADLVVAGCAILETIMDIWPAERLGIADRGIREGILRRLMGARAQ from the coding sequence ATGGGGGATGGCTCCGCCAGGATGCCGCGCCCGCCGGCTCCGAAACCGGCCCGCCCGGCCCCAAGACCGTCTCCGCCCCCGCAGGGGCGGGCACGCTGGCCAGACGCCCGGCATTTTGCCGCGCTTGATCTGGGTACCAACAATTGCCGGCTGTTGATCGCCCGTCCGCAAGGATCGGGGTTCACCGTCGTCGATGCCTTTTCGCGAATCGTCCGGCTGGGCGAGGGGCTGGCGTCGAGCGGGCGGCTGTCGGATGCGGCGATCGAGCGCACCATCGCCGCGCTCAGGATCTGTGCCGAGAAGCTCAGGCGCCGCCATGTCGCGCTGTCGCGCTCGGTCGCGACCGAGGCGTGCCGCCAGGCCGCCAATGGTCCCGAGTTCATCCAGCGCGTCTATCGCGAGACCGGAATCGTGCTCGACATCATCACCGCGGAGGAGGAGGCCCGCCTCGCGGTTCTGGGCTGCCACGCGCTGCTCGAACCGGGCGACGGCCCGGCGCTGGTGTTCGACATCGGCGGCGGATCGACCGAACTGGTGCTGGTCGATTCGACGCACGAGCAGCCGCGCATCCTCGACTGGCACAGCGCGCCCTGGGGCGTGGTCTCGCTGACCGAGGCGCGCGGCATCGCCGACGATCGCGATCCGCACAAAAGACAGGCAGGCTATGCCCGGATGCGCGAAAGCGTGCGCGAGGCGTTTGCCCCCTTCATCGCCCGGCTGCCCGAAATCAGCGGAACGCCGCGGCTGCTGGGCACCAGCGGCACCGTCACGACGCTTGCCAGCGTCCATCTCGGCCTGCCCTCCTATGATCGTTCGGCGATCGACGGGCTGATCGTCCCCGCCGCATCGATGCGCGCGGTCAGCCAGCGCATCGCCGGGCTGGACATGGCGGGCCGCTCGACTATTCCCTGCATCGGCGCGGAGCGGGCCGATCTGGTCGTCGCGGGCTGCGCGATCCTGGAGACGATCATGGACATCTGGCCTGCCGAGCGGCTCGGCATCGCCGATCGCGGCATCCGCGAAGGCATCCTCCGCCGCCTGATGGGCGCGCGGGCGCAATGA
- a CDS encoding RlmE family RNA methyltransferase: MSRGGTRGHTRVRTSRGRTSQSVRWLERQLNDPYVKKAKAEGYRSRAAYKLIELDEKFDFLKGSKRVVDLGLAPGGWSQVVRRQCPRAAVVGIDLLPVDPIDGVTIFQMDFMDDAAPGKLMEALGGAPDLVMSDMAANTVGHPQTDALRTMGLVETAFDFAIQNLAPGGTFVSKVFASGGDGKFVAEMKRAFASVKHAKPPSSRKGSVEWFVVAQGFKGRPEPAGD, from the coding sequence ATGAGCCGGGGTGGAACCCGCGGGCACACGCGCGTCCGAACCTCGCGCGGGCGCACCAGCCAGTCGGTGCGCTGGCTCGAACGCCAGCTCAACGACCCGTATGTCAAGAAGGCCAAGGCCGAGGGGTATCGCAGCCGCGCCGCCTACAAGCTGATCGAGCTGGACGAGAAGTTCGACTTCCTCAAGGGATCGAAGCGCGTCGTCGATCTCGGCCTGGCGCCCGGCGGGTGGAGCCAGGTGGTGCGCCGCCAATGCCCCAGGGCCGCGGTGGTCGGCATCGACCTGCTCCCGGTCGATCCGATCGACGGGGTGACGATCTTCCAGATGGACTTCATGGACGATGCCGCGCCCGGCAAGCTGATGGAGGCGCTGGGCGGCGCGCCCGACCTCGTCATGTCGGACATGGCGGCGAACACCGTCGGCCATCCGCAGACCGACGCGTTGCGGACCATGGGGCTGGTCGAGACCGCGTTCGACTTCGCGATCCAGAATCTCGCGCCCGGCGGCACCTTCGTCAGCAAGGTGTTCGCGAGCGGCGGCGACGGGAAGTTCGTGGCGGAGATGAAGCGCGCCTTCGCCAGCGTGAAGCACGCCAAGCCGCCGTCGAGCCGCAAGGGATCGGTCGAATGGTTCGTGGTCGCGCAGGGCTTCAAGGGGCGCCCGGAGCCCGCGGGGGACTGA
- a CDS encoding DUF7010 family protein, whose product MHIIDAQRDMRRAEAGGGPGVFVSGLVWLIAGLVESSRGVHAGFAALFIGGMLIYPVSTLLVRFVFRREPESPGNQISRVALESTIAMLGGLLPAYLFLHFEPAYVFPLAAIAVGTHYFAFRTAYGDLRFWLLGTVIAGLGVIGIFAPAILPVGIIFLVALAEFVCAAILTWRDNRNG is encoded by the coding sequence ATGCACATCATCGATGCACAGCGCGACATGCGTCGCGCCGAGGCCGGCGGCGGGCCGGGGGTTTTCGTCTCGGGCCTGGTGTGGCTTATCGCCGGGCTGGTCGAAAGCAGCCGCGGCGTCCATGCCGGCTTTGCCGCGCTCTTCATCGGCGGGATGCTGATCTACCCGGTTTCGACGCTGCTGGTCCGCTTCGTCTTCCGCCGCGAGCCGGAATCGCCGGGCAACCAGATCAGCAGGGTCGCGCTGGAAAGCACGATCGCGATGCTGGGCGGCCTGCTCCCGGCCTATCTCTTCCTGCATTTCGAGCCGGCCTATGTCTTCCCGCTCGCCGCGATCGCGGTCGGCACGCATTATTTCGCGTTCCGCACGGCCTATGGCGATCTCCGTTTCTGGCTTCTCGGCACGGTGATCGCCGGGCTGGGCGTGATCGGGATCTTTGCGCCCGCGATCCTGCCGGTCGGGATCATCTTCCTCGTCGCGCTCGCCGAGTTCGTCTGCGCGGCGATCCTGACCTGGCGCGACAACCGGAACGGCTGA